A single window of Bacteroidota bacterium DNA harbors:
- the cysC gene encoding adenylyl-sulfate kinase yields the protein MQPVKPIVLWMTGLSGAGKSTIAYALEKRLQSEGILCEVLDGDVLRSGINSNLGFTEEDRLENIRRTAEVSKLLLNNNFVVICSLITPTENLRDIARNVLGNHFKLIHISTSLDVCKERDVKGLYKKALKGDIPHFTGISAPFDTPKSADLTIDTSNQTEAQSVEALYAFLRNLTK from the coding sequence ATGCAGCCGGTAAAACCAATTGTATTATGGATGACGGGCCTTTCGGGTGCCGGAAAATCAACTATTGCCTATGCCCTCGAGAAGCGTTTACAGAGTGAAGGAATTTTGTGTGAAGTGTTGGATGGAGATGTGTTACGAAGCGGGATTAACTCCAATTTGGGTTTTACGGAGGAAGATAGATTAGAAAATATACGTCGTACGGCAGAGGTATCAAAACTATTGTTGAATAACAATTTTGTGGTGATATGCAGTCTCATTACACCCACCGAAAATTTGAGGGATATTGCACGTAATGTATTGGGGAATCATTTTAAATTGATTCATATTTCAACCTCACTGGATGTGTGTAAAGAGCGCGATGTAAAAGGATTATACAAGAAAGCCTTAAAAGGCGATATACCACATTTTACCGGAATTTCTGCTCCCTTTGATACACCAAAGTCGGCCGATTTAACAATTGACACATCTAATCAAACAGAGGCTCAGAGTGTTGAGGCGCTTTACGCTTTTTTAAGAAATTTAACTAAATAG
- the deoC gene encoding deoxyribose-phosphate aldolase, with translation MDFNNSPKIDQVGIEERVARFNTRSIKKQSKVQALKLALNMIDLTTLEGKDTEGKVIQMCYKAMHPADDLKDLPTVAAVCVYPNFVKTAKKALGNSGVKVASVATAFPSGNSTLDIKLSDTKLAVDDGADEVDMVISRGEFLKGNYNFVYDEIAAIKNACGKARLKVILETGELSTLDNVRKASDIAIAAGADFIKTSTGKIQPAATMPVTLVMLQAINDHYLKTGQMIGMKPAGGISTAKVALQYLVMVHETLGNKWLNNEWFRFGASSLANDIILQLGKEQKGVYYSKDYISND, from the coding sequence ATGGACTTTAACAACTCTCCAAAAATAGATCAGGTCGGAATTGAAGAAAGAGTGGCTCGCTTTAATACCAGAAGCATAAAAAAACAAAGTAAAGTACAAGCGCTCAAACTGGCTTTGAACATGATTGACCTCACTACACTGGAAGGTAAAGATACAGAGGGGAAAGTGATTCAAATGTGTTATAAAGCCATGCACCCGGCAGATGATTTGAAAGATTTACCTACTGTTGCGGCGGTGTGCGTTTACCCGAATTTTGTAAAAACAGCAAAAAAAGCATTAGGAAATTCAGGCGTTAAGGTGGCTTCAGTGGCAACTGCCTTCCCAAGCGGAAATTCAACGCTTGACATCAAGTTGAGTGATACAAAACTAGCCGTAGATGATGGCGCTGATGAAGTTGATATGGTGATTAGTCGCGGTGAATTTTTAAAAGGGAATTACAATTTTGTATATGATGAAATTGCTGCCATTAAAAACGCTTGCGGTAAAGCTCGACTGAAAGTAATTTTAGAAACCGGCGAACTTTCTACATTAGATAATGTACGTAAGGCCTCCGACATTGCTATTGCAGCCGGCGCCGATTTCATCAAAACTTCTACCGGAAAAATTCAGCCTGCAGCTACCATGCCAGTAACGCTAGTGATGTTACAGGCCATCAATGATCATTATCTAAAAACAGGACAAATGATTGGCATGAAACCTGCCGGTGGAATTTCTACAGCAAAAGTAGCTCTGCAATATTTAGTGATGGTTCATGAAACATTAGGAAACAAATGGCTGAATAATGAATGGTTTCGTTTTGGAGCCAGCAGCTTAGCAAATGATATTATTTTACAATTGGGTAAAGAGCAAAAAGGAGTGTATTACAG
- a CDS encoding DUF983 domain-containing protein yields the protein MNEHCPHCDESFVRETGFYYGAMYISYGLNIGLGIGMFLLMVVLLDIDVVTYLFTFLSVSLVLFPWIFRKSRLVWINLFVGHKPDTAKKINS from the coding sequence ATGAATGAACATTGTCCGCATTGCGATGAAAGCTTTGTGCGGGAAACAGGCTTTTACTATGGAGCTATGTACATCAGCTACGGTTTGAACATTGGATTAGGAATAGGCATGTTCTTGCTGATGGTAGTATTATTAGATATAGACGTAGTAACTTATTTGTTTACTTTTCTAAGCGTAAGTTTAGTTTTATTTCCTTGGATCTTCAGAAAATCGAGACTAGTTTGGATAAACTTGTTTGTTGGACACAAACCCGACACTGCTAAAAAAATCAATAGCTAA